A genomic region of Christiangramia sp. OXR-203 contains the following coding sequences:
- a CDS encoding Lrp/AsnC family transcriptional regulator, which translates to MVDKLNWAILQELQIDARASFSEIGRKVGLSSPAVAERMKKMEDAGVINSYKVNISHQKTGYQLRAVITLRAFTGRLKAFLETVPTYKEVLNCYRITGNENIIMEVILKDQVHLEKLIDQLITYGETRTHIILSKVVDDAPILPR; encoded by the coding sequence ATGGTTGATAAATTGAACTGGGCGATCCTGCAGGAATTACAAATAGATGCGAGAGCTTCGTTTTCAGAGATAGGAAGAAAAGTGGGGTTGAGTTCACCGGCTGTTGCTGAGAGAATGAAGAAAATGGAAGATGCGGGGGTGATAAATTCCTATAAAGTCAATATCAGTCACCAGAAGACCGGATATCAACTAAGGGCGGTAATTACTTTGCGCGCATTTACAGGAAGATTAAAAGCATTTTTAGAAACCGTTCCAACCTACAAAGAGGTGCTCAATTGTTATCGTATAACTGGTAACGAAAATATAATTATGGAGGTGATCTTAAAAGATCAGGTGCACCTGGAAAAGCTCATTGATCAATTAATCACCTATGGGGAAACCAGAACTCATATTATACTTTCCAAAGTTGTGGACGATGCGCCAATACTACCACGATAA
- the crcB gene encoding fluoride efflux transporter CrcB, translating to MIKNLLLVFLGGGLGSSLRYLISKYLNDGGVIPQGTLVVNVLGSFLLGLALGWLTKQDMLNHPLYFLIAIGFCGGFTTFSTFSFENFNMIKSGDYISFSIYFLSSIVLGIIAIFLGIMLSRLF from the coding sequence ATGATTAAAAACCTGCTACTCGTCTTTCTTGGTGGTGGTTTAGGATCCAGTCTGCGATATTTGATAAGCAAGTATTTAAATGACGGAGGTGTTATTCCCCAGGGAACTCTAGTAGTTAATGTTCTGGGTAGTTTTTTGCTAGGGCTTGCCCTTGGATGGCTTACTAAGCAGGATATGCTTAATCATCCATTATACTTTCTTATAGCCATTGGTTTTTGTGGTGGTTTCACCACCTTCAGCACCTTTTCGTTCGAAAATTTCAATATGATAAAATCTGGTGATTATATTTCATTCTCTATATACTTTTTAAGTAGTATCGTACTGGGAATTATCGCCATATTTCTCGGAATTATGCTTTCCAGACTTTTTTAA
- a CDS encoding DUF1328 domain-containing protein, whose amino-acid sequence MRKKALLFLVLAAVTGLVGFTGLSFSGIEVVRIMFLIFADLLVISLMAKLFFPEKPKMKYQPVKRR is encoded by the coding sequence ATGAGGAAGAAAGCACTATTATTTTTAGTTCTTGCAGCAGTAACAGGATTAGTTGGATTTACCGGATTATCATTTTCCGGAATTGAAGTAGTTAGAATAATGTTCCTGATTTTTGCAGACCTACTGGTGATTTCTCTTATGGCGAAATTATTTTTTCCGGAGAAACCAAAAATGAAATATCAGCCAGTAAAAAGGAGATAA
- a CDS encoding methylmalonyl-CoA mutase family protein yields the protein MEQQSPYKPKNKIRIVTAASLFDGHDAAINIMRRIIQATGVEVIHLGHDRSVEEVVNCAIQEDAHAIAMTSYQGGHTEYFKYMYDLLKEKGSEHIKIFGGGGGVILPDEIKELMDYGIDRIYAPDDGREMGLQGMINDMIQRVDNQVPDLEEADKVNENLQSRKVTTISRLISLAENRHEEFLKHFDKNNFDTNKTPVLGITGTGGSGKSSLVDELVRRFLMDFPEKHIGIVSVDPSKKKTGGALLGDRIRMNSINHPRVFMRSLATRQANLALSKHVAEAVDVLKAASYELIILETSGIGQSDTEIMDHSDVSLYVMTPEFGAATQLEKIDMLDFADLVAINKFDKRGAQDALRDVKKQYQRNHQLWHEDAEKLPVFGTIASQFNDPGMNTLYRSLMDAVEEKTNSGMSSTFEISEEMSEKIFVIPPKRTRYLSEIAENNRGYDETAATQTEVAQRLYGIYKTIETVANIKTEFGKDQTKYLDKNGIDQDGIIEVSEEDQSEFLKLLFAEFDKVKMDLDPYNWEMILAWNDKVNKYTEPVYSFKVRDKEIKIDTHTESLSHTQIPKVALPKYKAWGDILGWCLQENVPGEFPYTAGLYPFKRTGEDPTRMFAGEGGPERTNRRFHYVSQGLPAKRLSTAFDSVTLYGNDPDHRPDIYGKIGNSGVSICCLDDAKKLYSGFDLADAMTSVSMTINGPAPMLLGFFMNAAIDQNCEKYIKENGLEDKVEAKLKELYDDAGIDRPQYRGDLPEGNDGLGLMLLGLTGDQVLPEDVYAKIKAETIAVVRGTVQADILKEDQAQNTCIFSTEFALRLMGDVQEYFIEEKVRNFYSVSISGYHIAEAGANPITQLAFTLANGFTYVEYYLSRGMDINKFGPNLSFFFSNGVDPEYAVIGRVARRIWSKALKHKYGANSRAQMLKYHIQTSGRSLHAQEIDFNDIRTTLQALYAIYDNCNSLHTNAYDEAITTPTEASVRRAMAIQLIINKELGLAKNENPIQGSFIIEELTNLVEEAVLTEFDRITERGGVLGAMETMYQRGKIQEESLYYETLKHNGDYPIIGVNTFLSSTGSPTVTPGEVIRATEEEKEHQIKTLETLHKAKEDSAEEMLERIQKAAVTNQNLFEELMEATKVCSLGQITHALFEVGGQYRRNM from the coding sequence ATGGAGCAACAAAGTCCTTATAAACCTAAAAATAAAATAAGAATTGTAACCGCAGCCTCGCTGTTCGATGGTCATGATGCCGCTATTAATATCATGCGTAGGATCATCCAGGCTACTGGAGTTGAGGTGATCCATCTTGGACATGATAGAAGTGTGGAAGAGGTGGTAAACTGTGCTATTCAGGAAGATGCACACGCGATTGCAATGACTTCTTACCAGGGTGGTCACACCGAATACTTCAAATATATGTATGACCTGCTTAAAGAGAAAGGTTCAGAACATATCAAGATCTTCGGCGGTGGAGGCGGAGTGATCCTTCCAGATGAGATCAAGGAATTGATGGATTACGGGATAGACAGGATCTACGCTCCAGATGATGGTCGTGAAATGGGCTTGCAGGGGATGATCAATGATATGATCCAGCGTGTTGATAATCAGGTTCCAGATCTTGAAGAAGCAGACAAGGTAAACGAGAATCTGCAATCCAGAAAAGTTACCACGATCTCCCGTCTTATTTCACTTGCTGAAAACAGGCATGAGGAATTCCTGAAACATTTTGATAAGAACAATTTTGACACTAATAAAACTCCTGTTCTGGGAATTACCGGTACAGGTGGATCTGGTAAATCAAGTTTGGTAGACGAACTGGTTCGAAGATTTTTAATGGATTTTCCTGAAAAACATATTGGGATCGTTTCTGTGGATCCTTCAAAAAAGAAAACTGGAGGTGCATTGCTTGGTGACCGTATCAGGATGAACAGTATCAATCATCCTAGAGTTTTTATGCGTTCACTTGCTACAAGGCAGGCGAACCTGGCATTGTCCAAGCATGTAGCAGAAGCTGTCGATGTGCTGAAAGCAGCCAGTTATGAACTTATCATTCTTGAAACTTCAGGAATTGGGCAGAGTGATACAGAGATCATGGATCATTCAGATGTGTCATTATATGTAATGACTCCGGAATTTGGTGCAGCAACGCAGCTTGAAAAGATCGATATGCTTGATTTTGCAGATCTGGTTGCGATCAACAAATTCGATAAACGTGGAGCTCAGGATGCTTTGCGTGACGTAAAAAAGCAATACCAGAGAAACCACCAGTTGTGGCATGAAGATGCTGAGAAACTTCCGGTGTTTGGTACCATCGCTTCTCAATTCAATGATCCTGGAATGAATACGCTTTACAGAAGTCTTATGGACGCTGTAGAGGAGAAAACAAATTCAGGGATGAGCTCTACTTTTGAAATTTCAGAAGAAATGAGCGAGAAAATATTCGTGATTCCGCCAAAACGTACTCGCTATCTTTCAGAAATTGCTGAAAATAACCGTGGTTATGATGAAACAGCTGCTACTCAAACTGAAGTTGCTCAGCGTCTCTACGGAATCTATAAAACCATCGAAACCGTTGCTAATATAAAAACCGAGTTTGGTAAAGATCAAACCAAATACCTTGATAAAAACGGAATCGATCAGGATGGGATCATAGAAGTTTCAGAAGAAGATCAGTCCGAATTTTTAAAATTGCTTTTTGCTGAATTCGATAAAGTAAAGATGGATCTGGATCCCTACAACTGGGAGATGATTCTTGCGTGGAACGATAAAGTGAATAAGTATACGGAACCTGTGTATAGCTTTAAAGTCCGCGATAAAGAGATCAAGATCGATACTCATACAGAGTCACTTTCACATACGCAGATCCCGAAAGTGGCGCTTCCAAAATATAAAGCCTGGGGCGATATTCTAGGATGGTGTCTTCAGGAAAATGTTCCTGGAGAATTTCCTTATACTGCCGGACTTTACCCGTTCAAGCGCACTGGTGAAGATCCAACGAGAATGTTTGCCGGTGAAGGTGGACCGGAGAGAACCAATAGAAGATTTCATTACGTAAGCCAGGGATTACCGGCTAAACGACTGTCTACCGCTTTTGATTCGGTTACGCTCTACGGAAATGATCCAGATCACCGACCAGATATTTATGGTAAGATTGGTAATTCCGGAGTATCTATATGTTGTCTTGATGATGCGAAAAAGCTTTACTCTGGATTTGATCTTGCAGATGCGATGACCTCTGTGAGTATGACCATTAATGGTCCTGCTCCAATGTTACTTGGGTTTTTCATGAACGCCGCGATCGATCAGAATTGTGAAAAGTACATCAAAGAGAATGGTCTTGAAGACAAAGTAGAAGCAAAACTGAAGGAGCTGTATGACGATGCTGGTATTGACAGACCACAATACCGTGGGGACCTTCCAGAAGGAAATGACGGACTTGGCTTGATGCTGCTGGGATTAACCGGTGACCAGGTTTTACCAGAAGATGTGTATGCTAAGATCAAGGCTGAAACTATAGCTGTAGTTAGAGGAACCGTTCAGGCAGATATTTTAAAGGAAGATCAGGCTCAGAATACTTGTATTTTTTCTACTGAATTTGCGCTACGATTAATGGGTGATGTTCAGGAATATTTCATTGAAGAGAAGGTTAGAAATTTCTATTCTGTCTCTATTTCCGGATATCATATTGCTGAAGCTGGTGCGAATCCAATAACCCAATTGGCATTTACCCTGGCAAATGGATTTACGTATGTTGAATATTATTTAAGCAGGGGAATGGATATCAATAAATTTGGTCCAAACCTTTCGTTCTTCTTCTCTAACGGCGTAGATCCGGAATATGCAGTGATTGGTAGGGTTGCCAGAAGAATCTGGTCCAAAGCCTTAAAACATAAGTATGGAGCCAATTCCAGAGCTCAAATGTTGAAGTATCATATACAAACTTCAGGAAGGTCTTTACATGCGCAGGAAATTGATTTTAATGATATTAGAACTACCCTTCAGGCATTGTATGCGATCTACGATAACTGTAATTCATTGCACACCAATGCTTATGATGAAGCGATCACCACGCCTACTGAAGCTTCAGTAAGAAGAGCGATGGCTATACAATTAATTATCAATAAGGAGTTAGGGCTTGCTAAGAATGAGAATCCTATCCAGGGATCGTTCATTATCGAAGAATTGACCAACCTGGTGGAAGAAGCTGTGCTTACTGAGTTTGATCGAATCACAGAACGTGGCGGAGTGCTTGGTGCTATGGAAACTATGTATCAGCGAGGAAAGATACAGGAAGAAAGCCTGTACTATGAAACTTTAAAGCACAATGGAGACTACCCAATTATCGGAGTTAATACTTTCCTGAGTTCTACAGGTTCTCCTACGGTAACACCGGGTGAAGTTATTCGTGCTACGGAAGAGGAAAAAGAACACCAGATCAAAACTCTGGAAACTTTACATAAGGCTAAAGAGGATTCTGCTGAAGAAATGCTGGAAAGAATACAAAAAGCAGCAGTTACCAATCAGAACCTTTTCGAGGAATTAATGGAGGCAACGAAAGTTTGTTCGCTAGGACAGATCACTCATGCATTGTTTGAGGTGGGTGGACAGTATCGTAGAAATATGTAA
- a CDS encoding porin, translating into MHAITFSKLIKIFIVPCLLFFSFSLQAQENETEEASTFSISGSVDAYFRTNFNGLNQSEEIVGGDAVTLDPAAPATSFANDPGFAIGMANVILGYENDKVGFVADLVFGPRGEDAVFLSQGSAQIVNQLYAYYKVNNALKFTLGNWNTYLGYEVISPVANFNYSTSYMFSYGPFSHTGIKADFSFDDNWTGMLAIMNPTDYTEYNPIGKYSFGGQLGYSKDGGSAFLNLLYGEQSLSDDSLFQIDLTTGWDLTDSFYLGLNTTYQDTDGAGFYGAAIYPQLSLTSNFGLGLRAEYFKELEDGGVVYGADTSITAFTLTGSYQTGGLIIKPELRLDSVSDDFPAFLDRDLQPNSNLASFLVAAIYAF; encoded by the coding sequence ATGCATGCAATTACATTTTCAAAATTAATAAAAATCTTCATTGTACCATGCCTCTTATTCTTCTCATTTAGCTTGCAGGCTCAGGAAAATGAAACAGAAGAAGCCTCAACATTTAGTATAAGCGGAAGTGTTGATGCCTATTTCAGAACAAATTTTAATGGGCTCAACCAATCTGAAGAGATCGTAGGTGGTGACGCCGTAACTCTAGATCCTGCCGCTCCCGCGACTTCCTTTGCCAATGATCCCGGTTTTGCCATTGGAATGGCAAATGTGATACTGGGCTACGAAAATGATAAAGTCGGCTTTGTTGCAGATCTGGTATTTGGACCCCGAGGTGAAGATGCTGTATTTCTATCCCAGGGTTCTGCCCAAATTGTGAATCAGTTATACGCCTACTATAAAGTGAATAACGCACTAAAATTCACTTTAGGAAACTGGAACACTTATCTTGGTTACGAGGTAATTTCACCGGTAGCAAATTTCAATTATTCTACCTCTTATATGTTCTCCTACGGACCTTTCTCTCACACTGGGATCAAAGCCGACTTTAGCTTTGACGATAACTGGACCGGGATGCTGGCCATCATGAATCCTACTGACTATACAGAATACAACCCTATCGGGAAATATAGTTTTGGAGGGCAATTAGGTTACAGTAAAGACGGTGGAAGTGCCTTTCTAAATCTTCTCTATGGAGAGCAATCACTTTCAGATGACAGTCTATTTCAAATAGATCTAACCACGGGATGGGATCTAACCGACAGCTTCTACCTTGGATTGAATACTACTTACCAGGATACTGATGGTGCAGGCTTCTATGGTGCAGCAATCTACCCGCAACTTTCACTTACATCCAATTTTGGTCTTGGCTTAAGAGCTGAGTACTTTAAAGAACTGGAAGACGGAGGTGTTGTTTATGGAGCAGACACCAGTATTACTGCTTTCACGCTAACCGGAAGTTACCAGACCGGCGGACTCATCATAAAACCTGAATTGCGTCTGGATAGCGTTTCTGATGATTTCCCGGCATTTCTGGATCGGGACCTACAACCAAATAGTAATCTGGCTTCCTTTCTTGTCGCTGCTATTTATGCATTCTAG
- a CDS encoding Lacal_2735 family protein produces the protein MLVLALYRREMKMEWKAIKYYMFRIFENKSKEERLCEKYSRLMQRAYKIALIDKEQSDKLNFRAKKILAELRRMDCSMVETRSETA, from the coding sequence ATGTTAGTCTTAGCTTTGTACCGTAGAGAGATGAAGATGGAGTGGAAAGCAATTAAGTATTATATGTTTAGAATTTTCGAAAATAAATCCAAGGAAGAACGTCTTTGTGAGAAGTACAGCAGATTGATGCAACGCGCTTACAAGATCGCTCTTATAGATAAAGAACAAAGTGATAAATTGAATTTTAGGGCCAAAAAGATTCTGGCTGAGCTTAGAAGAATGGATTGTTCAATGGTAGAAACTAGGAGTGAAACTGCCTGA
- a CDS encoding DUF1684 domain-containing protein translates to MSSLRNIFFILILCISSLLHAQMPEAVKASEEYRVQMNEDFRDPEESPLEKEDLENFDGLEFFTIDTAYIVEAEFVRTPSESPFEMQTSTSRTSTYVKYGELYFELKGKEFMLNLYQNQNLRSDPEYFDYLFLPFTDETNGISTYDGGRYLDFSIPEEKRVTIDFNRAYNPYCAYSGRYSCPIPPKENHLETAIPAGVKKFTKN, encoded by the coding sequence ATGTCTTCACTCAGAAATATCTTTTTTATCCTTATTCTTTGCATATCCTCTTTGTTACATGCACAAATGCCGGAAGCTGTAAAAGCTTCGGAAGAGTATCGAGTGCAAATGAATGAAGATTTTAGAGATCCCGAAGAATCTCCACTGGAAAAGGAAGACCTGGAAAATTTTGATGGGCTGGAATTTTTCACAATCGATACTGCCTATATCGTTGAAGCAGAATTTGTTAGAACTCCATCGGAATCTCCTTTTGAAATGCAGACAAGCACTTCCAGAACTTCAACCTATGTGAAATATGGAGAGCTTTATTTTGAACTAAAGGGAAAAGAATTTATGCTGAATCTATATCAAAATCAAAATCTTAGATCAGATCCAGAATATTTCGATTATTTGTTCCTGCCATTTACAGATGAGACCAACGGAATTTCTACTTATGATGGAGGGAGATATTTAGACTTCAGTATTCCTGAAGAGAAGAGAGTAACTATTGATTTTAATAGGGCATACAATCCTTATTGTGCATACAGCGGCCGGTATTCTTGTCCCATTCCTCCTAAGGAGAATCATTTGGAAACAGCAATACCGGCCGGCGTTAAAAAGTTTACTAAAAACTAG
- a CDS encoding ammonium transporter encodes MEGILTINNVWMMICTALVFFMHMGFALLEIGLTRQKNTINILFKNLFIITVGLLLYCLLGFNLMYPGEFNGYFGFAGFGLDSPLADGSLDLAYSEGYTYWTDFLFQGMFAATAATIVSGAVAERIKLNSFMVFVILYVGIVYPIAGSWKWGGGFLDEMGFYDFAGSTLVHSVGGWAALVAIYLLGARIGKFKDGKIGAFPGHSMPFATAGVLILWLGWFGFNGGSVLSADPELTSLTLVTTCLAAAAGGVASFIFSSILYKNYDITMFLNGILGGLVGITAGADQMSPTDAILIGAIAGVIIVMGVAFVDKLKLDDPVGAVAVHLICGIWGTLAVGIFGNMAGIDQFITQLIGVGAYAAFCIVTSFIIFYILKVTLGLRVSAKEETEGLDIHEHGMDAYPDFGLNQK; translated from the coding sequence ATGGAAGGAATATTAACTATCAATAACGTATGGATGATGATCTGTACGGCACTCGTTTTCTTTATGCACATGGGCTTTGCTCTTTTAGAGATTGGTCTTACCAGGCAAAAGAATACGATTAACATATTATTTAAGAACCTGTTTATTATCACTGTAGGCCTGTTACTCTATTGCCTGCTTGGATTCAATTTGATGTATCCGGGAGAGTTCAATGGATATTTTGGTTTCGCAGGCTTTGGACTGGATAGTCCTCTTGCCGATGGAAGTCTAGATCTGGCCTACAGTGAAGGCTATACTTACTGGACAGATTTCCTATTTCAGGGAATGTTTGCAGCGACAGCAGCAACTATCGTTTCTGGTGCTGTAGCCGAAAGGATCAAACTAAACAGTTTTATGGTCTTTGTAATTCTCTATGTGGGAATTGTATATCCAATAGCCGGATCCTGGAAATGGGGTGGCGGATTCCTTGATGAAATGGGATTCTATGATTTTGCTGGTTCAACTCTTGTTCACTCTGTTGGTGGGTGGGCAGCTCTCGTTGCAATTTACCTTTTAGGAGCAAGAATTGGAAAATTCAAAGATGGTAAAATTGGAGCTTTTCCTGGTCATTCCATGCCTTTTGCCACTGCAGGAGTTTTGATCTTATGGTTAGGATGGTTTGGATTTAATGGAGGTTCAGTACTTTCTGCAGATCCAGAACTAACCTCATTAACCCTGGTAACAACCTGTCTTGCAGCAGCAGCAGGTGGAGTAGCCTCCTTTATATTCTCCAGCATCCTTTATAAGAACTACGATATCACTATGTTTTTAAATGGTATTCTGGGTGGATTGGTAGGAATCACTGCCGGTGCAGACCAGATGTCCCCAACAGATGCAATTCTTATTGGTGCGATCGCAGGTGTTATTATTGTAATGGGAGTCGCGTTTGTTGACAAATTGAAACTGGACGATCCTGTAGGTGCCGTAGCCGTTCATTTGATCTGCGGAATATGGGGAACCCTTGCCGTAGGTATCTTCGGAAATATGGCGGGTATTGATCAGTTCATCACTCAACTTATTGGTGTTGGAGCTTATGCCGCTTTCTGTATAGTGACTTCATTTATCATATTCTATATTCTGAAGGTTACTCTTGGGCTAAGAGTTTCAGCAAAAGAAGAAACTGAAGGTCTGGACATCCATGAACATGGAATGGATGCCTATCCAGATTTCGGACTTAATCAGAAATAA
- a CDS encoding P-II family nitrogen regulator, which yields MKKIEAIIRKSEFDKTKAALHSIGVTFFSYWDVTGVGNEKVGHVYRGVSYSTADIQRRYLSIVVTDSFLDKTIETLMDAAYTGSVGDGKIFVSTIDEAYRIRTKEKGSESLK from the coding sequence ATGAAAAAAATTGAAGCAATTATTCGCAAGTCTGAGTTTGACAAGACCAAAGCAGCCCTGCACTCAATTGGAGTTACGTTTTTTAGCTACTGGGATGTTACCGGAGTTGGAAATGAAAAGGTAGGTCATGTTTATCGTGGTGTATCGTACAGCACCGCAGATATTCAACGAAGATACCTGTCTATCGTGGTCACAGACAGTTTCTTGGACAAAACCATAGAAACATTAATGGACGCTGCTTATACCGGCAGCGTTGGAGATGGAAAGATCTTCGTGTCCACAATAGATGAAGCCTACCGAATAAGAACCAAGGAAAAAGGTTCCGAATCACTCAAGTAA
- a CDS encoding MFS transporter, translating to MKKLFASYIDSFSGLRKEIWLLALITLINRAGTMVIPFLSLYLTKSQGFSLEQVGWILTFFGLGSVTGSFLGGKLTDIFGHYKTMAGSLIGSSVLFVLLQFPQDFWTFCLGIYLVMSIADIFRPAVFVAISAYSKPQNRTRSLTLIRLAINLGFSAGPALGGLIIATAGYDGLFWVDGITCLFAGVLLLKLLHPKRAVEEPEEEITNTASAYQDKLYWVFIVALMLFGLVFIQYFSTVPLYYSEVHQLSELEIGLILGLNGFFIFLFEMPLIKYLENRNLGTLNYVIFGAFLTALSFLVINLTGWVGIIIVGMLLVTIGEMIAFPFSNSFALIRSQGKKRGSYMALYSIAFSVSHIFGHNSGMQLIDNFGYDFTWYTMMGLAVVCILLLILLKKFLVREAA from the coding sequence ATGAAAAAGTTATTTGCATCCTATATCGATTCGTTCTCTGGACTAAGAAAAGAAATCTGGCTACTGGCTTTGATCACCCTGATTAATAGAGCAGGAACTATGGTCATTCCTTTTCTTTCTCTGTATTTAACCAAGAGTCAGGGTTTCAGCCTGGAGCAGGTAGGATGGATACTCACATTCTTTGGGCTGGGATCTGTAACTGGCTCTTTTCTGGGCGGTAAGCTAACAGATATTTTCGGGCATTATAAAACCATGGCTGGTAGTTTGATTGGTAGCTCTGTATTATTCGTTCTACTTCAGTTTCCTCAGGATTTCTGGACGTTCTGCCTTGGAATTTACCTGGTCATGTCTATAGCAGATATCTTCAGACCTGCAGTGTTTGTTGCGATAAGCGCCTATAGCAAACCGCAGAACAGAACAAGATCCCTAACATTAATAAGACTGGCGATAAATCTGGGGTTTTCAGCAGGACCAGCGCTGGGAGGTTTAATTATAGCTACTGCTGGATATGATGGATTATTCTGGGTAGACGGTATTACATGCCTGTTTGCAGGTGTCCTATTGTTAAAACTACTTCATCCTAAGCGTGCTGTAGAAGAACCTGAAGAGGAGATTACCAATACCGCTTCTGCATACCAGGATAAACTGTATTGGGTATTCATAGTAGCACTAATGCTGTTCGGACTGGTATTTATCCAGTATTTCTCTACGGTGCCACTTTACTATTCCGAAGTGCATCAATTGAGCGAACTCGAAATCGGACTTATACTGGGACTGAATGGGTTCTTTATATTCCTGTTTGAAATGCCGCTGATCAAGTACCTGGAAAACCGAAATTTAGGAACGTTGAATTATGTCATATTCGGCGCCTTCCTAACCGCATTAAGTTTTCTGGTCATAAACCTTACCGGTTGGGTAGGTATTATTATTGTTGGAATGCTTCTGGTTACTATTGGAGAAATGATCGCTTTTCCGTTTTCTAACTCTTTTGCTCTTATTAGATCTCAAGGCAAAAAACGTGGCAGTTACATGGCGCTCTATAGTATCGCCTTTTCAGTCAGCCATATTTTTGGACATAACTCCGGAATGCAATTAATCGATAATTTTGGTTACGACTTCACCTGGTACACTATGATGGGGCTCGCCGTTGTATGCATCCTGTTACTTATTCTTCTGAAGAAGTTTCTGGTGAGGGAAGCAGCTTAG
- a CDS encoding DUF4197 domain-containing protein, protein MKKFLGLLLIFSLSSCAELQQIATQIPSTYGVTDSEINSGLKQALQFGIDKEVTSLATEDGFFKNELVRISLPPELQKVDKTLRDVGLDNLADEGLKVLNRAAEDAVGEAIPVFATAVKEISFADARNILLGADNAATNYLTSKTQTQLYDRFNPIINNSLEKVGANKVWSNLIQKYNAIPLTSKVNPDLTDYVTNEALQGVYLMIEKEEKDIRNSLNSRTTDLLKRVFALQDRS, encoded by the coding sequence ATGAAAAAGTTCCTCGGTCTACTACTAATATTCTCGTTAAGTTCCTGTGCAGAATTACAACAAATCGCAACTCAGATACCTTCAACTTATGGTGTAACAGATTCGGAGATCAATTCCGGACTAAAGCAGGCGCTTCAATTCGGGATAGATAAAGAAGTGACCAGTCTTGCTACTGAAGATGGATTCTTTAAAAATGAACTTGTGCGTATAAGTTTGCCACCTGAATTGCAGAAAGTTGATAAGACTTTAAGAGATGTTGGATTGGATAATCTTGCAGATGAGGGTCTAAAAGTTCTTAACAGAGCCGCTGAAGATGCAGTAGGAGAAGCCATTCCTGTTTTTGCAACTGCGGTGAAAGAAATAAGTTTTGCAGATGCTCGAAATATTCTTTTAGGTGCAGACAACGCAGCAACAAATTATCTTACTTCAAAAACTCAAACACAGCTTTATGACAGGTTCAATCCCATCATCAATAACTCCTTAGAAAAAGTTGGAGCAAATAAAGTTTGGTCTAATCTCATACAAAAATATAATGCCATTCCTCTTACAAGTAAAGTGAATCCAGATCTTACCGATTATGTAACTAATGAAGCTCTTCAAGGAGTTTATCTTATGATTGAGAAAGAGGAAAAGGATATTAGAAATTCTTTGAACTCCAGAACTACAGACCTATTAAAACGTGTTTTTGCCTTACAGGATAGATCCTAG